One region of bacterium genomic DNA includes:
- a CDS encoding amidohydrolase family protein gives MAIKNKNQVILCASYVLPVSSSPIKEGAVVIEGDSIKALGHSSVIKKKYPKIPVRSFPDSILMPGLINCHVHLEYSASGPLLKQTNFIDWIKDLIHKQKILSEKKINLSIKKTLDEIISSGTTAVGEVSRSGKSLSELKKSGLKGVFYSEFVAVDDKRMKKAICGFEADFRKTKIKIAESNLKIGVFPHSVYTLSGNSLKYISSFFKKNGIRCGMHAAECPQENDFISRGSGQLAEFIRSFNLEIVPLPGKWHDTSAYLKDVKLLNPLTQLVHCVHLQEKDFQVLEKTKTSLVACPRSNYLLKNGEFPAHLALKYKLKIGIGTDSLASNYSMDMFEEMRLLNDIINKNKFIKNFNKKLIYEKLIRIATLGGAEVLGIENETGSLIEGKKADLIVVNINDNKKMFSPLEYIISEAAGGDVCFSMINGLIKYDRVKNMAKAGLF, from the coding sequence ATGGCAATTAAAAATAAAAACCAGGTCATTCTTTGCGCGTCTTATGTTTTACCGGTTTCATCTTCTCCAATAAAAGAGGGAGCGGTTGTAATAGAAGGCGATAGTATCAAGGCCCTCGGTCATTCCAGCGTTATCAAAAAAAAATATCCAAAAATTCCAGTTCGAAGTTTTCCGGATTCAATTTTAATGCCCGGTTTGATAAATTGTCATGTGCATCTGGAATACTCGGCTTCAGGGCCCTTATTAAAACAAACAAATTTTATCGACTGGATAAAAGATTTAATTCATAAACAAAAAATATTATCAGAAAAAAAAATAAATTTGTCCATTAAGAAAACGCTTGATGAAATTATATCTTCAGGCACTACAGCTGTCGGAGAAGTATCGCGAAGCGGCAAAAGTTTGTCCGAATTGAAAAAAAGCGGGCTAAAAGGTGTTTTTTACAGTGAATTTGTGGCGGTTGACGACAAAAGGATGAAAAAGGCAATATGCGGTTTTGAGGCAGATTTCAGAAAAACCAAAATAAAAATTGCTGAATCTAATCTCAAAATTGGTGTTTTTCCGCATTCAGTTTACACGCTTTCCGGGAATTCTTTAAAATATATTTCTTCATTTTTTAAAAAAAATGGTATTCGCTGCGGCATGCACGCGGCGGAATGCCCTCAGGAAAATGATTTTATTTCACGGGGTTCAGGGCAATTGGCTGAATTTATCAGATCGTTTAACTTGGAAATTGTCCCTTTGCCGGGAAAATGGCATGATACATCCGCGTATTTAAAAGATGTAAAATTGCTTAATCCTTTAACACAATTGGTCCATTGTGTTCATTTACAGGAAAAAGATTTCCAGGTTTTGGAAAAAACGAAAACAAGCTTAGTGGCCTGCCCGAGAAGCAATTATTTGCTTAAAAACGGTGAATTCCCGGCACACCTGGCTTTAAAATATAAATTAAAAATAGGAATAGGAACAGACAGCCTGGCCAGTAATTATTCAATGGACATGTTTGAGGAAATGAGATTGTTAAATGATATTATAAATAAAAACAAATTTATAAAGAATTTTAATAAAAAATTAATATATGAAAAATTAATCAGAATTGCGACACTGGGCGGCGCGGAAGTTTTGGGAATTGAAAATGAAACAGGTTCATTGATTGAGGGGAAGAAAGCGGATTTGATAGTTGTCAATATTAATGACAATAAAAAAATGTTTTCTCCTCTTGAATATATTATTTCCGAAGCCGCGGGCGGTGATGTATGTTTTTCCATGATTAATGGATTGATAAAATATGATAGAGTGAAAAATATGGCAAAAGCAGGATTATTTTGA